A window of Selenomonas ruminantium subsp. lactilytica TAM6421 contains these coding sequences:
- a CDS encoding helix-turn-helix domain-containing protein — MDQYVTGSIIKRLRESRKMTQLQLAEALNVSDKTISKWENGRGYPDIALLEPLAKTLRLSVSELLAGESISNTNRCFNMKKIKFYVCPICGNVIITTGRAAISCCGIMLPDLEPETADSTHTVHVEQVEDEYYVAIDHEMGKKHYISFVVAVKEDGYDLKKFYPEGAAEARFKRSNVRNLYYYCNQHGLFQIPLGSVKSR, encoded by the coding sequence ATGGATCAATATGTAACTGGCAGTATTATCAAACGGCTTCGCGAAAGCAGAAAGATGACGCAATTGCAGCTGGCAGAAGCGCTCAATGTAAGTGACAAGACGATATCCAAATGGGAAAACGGGCGCGGTTATCCTGATATCGCTTTATTGGAACCACTGGCCAAGACTCTGAGATTGTCTGTCTCAGAACTCCTGGCTGGCGAAAGTATCAGCAATACCAATCGTTGTTTCAACATGAAGAAGATAAAGTTTTATGTATGCCCTATCTGTGGCAATGTTATAATAACCACAGGACGGGCTGCTATCAGCTGCTGCGGCATAATGCTTCCGGATTTGGAGCCGGAGACGGCTGATTCAACTCATACGGTTCATGTTGAACAGGTAGAAGACGAATATTACGTTGCCATAGATCATGAGATGGGTAAGAAGCATTACATATCGTTTGTGGTTGCTGTCAAAGAAGACGGATATGATTTGAAGAAGTTTTATCCAGAAGGTGCGGCAGAGGCGCGGTTTAAGCGGAGCAATGTTCGAAATTTGTATTATTACTGCAATCAGCATGGCTTGTTTCAGATACCGTTAGGTTCTGTTAAAAGCAGGTGA
- a CDS encoding type IV toxin-antitoxin system AbiEi family antitoxin domain-containing protein, with protein sequence MLMPYAEAVKEYGSGYKLKKAVNLGEIYKLSPGVYARRSTATEMEKLQVRYKTAIFTMDSAFYFLGLTDVVPEKWHMATARNSTRIPSEKVHQYFETANYYGIGKSMVDFNGAELRCYDQERMLLELVRHRKTMPFDFYKEIVQSYRRRYESIDYGKLDDYIDAMQSRTDFYDVIQREIF encoded by the coding sequence ATGCTTATGCCATATGCAGAGGCCGTAAAAGAATATGGTTCAGGATACAAGCTGAAAAAGGCTGTGAATTTGGGAGAAATATATAAACTTTCGCCTGGGGTTTATGCCCGGCGGTCTACGGCCACAGAGATGGAAAAGCTGCAAGTAAGGTATAAGACGGCCATATTTACCATGGATAGTGCCTTTTATTTTCTCGGACTGACGGATGTAGTGCCGGAGAAGTGGCATATGGCTACAGCCCGTAATTCAACTCGCATACCCAGCGAAAAGGTACATCAGTACTTTGAAACTGCCAACTATTATGGAATTGGCAAATCTATGGTAGATTTCAATGGCGCTGAACTCCGCTGCTATGATCAGGAGCGTATGCTCTTGGAGCTGGTGCGACATAGAAAAACGATGCCGTTCGATTTTTACAAGGAAATTGTACAAAGCTATCGCAGGCGCTATGAGAGCATAGATTACGGCAAATTGGATGATTATATTGATGCTATGCAAAGCCGTACTGATTTTTACGATGTTATACAACGGGAGATTTTCTGA
- a CDS encoding nucleotidyl transferase AbiEii/AbiGii toxin family protein has protein sequence MKLKDMIKAYEDEGYDNVQAQARVSQDVVVMNIAASSLKRNVTIKGGVVMHNMSHDSRRATQDIDFDFIHYSLSDESIRLFLDKISNAEFKLEPTGEIEELRQQDYHGKRVHIVITDVDGTTIKTKMDIGVHKNLSIEQDEYCFDIAYLDDGPTVLINSKEQMFTEKLRSILKFGPTSTRYKDIFDMYYLAQLSGMSWEKLRACIKLLIFDDEGMRENTPEEMLRRIQRTLSNRIYRQKLSRARKNWLDVDSDTVLEQLLTFLENVLKKP, from the coding sequence ATGAAACTGAAAGATATGATAAAGGCCTACGAAGATGAAGGCTATGATAATGTGCAGGCGCAGGCTCGTGTGAGCCAGGACGTAGTGGTAATGAATATTGCTGCCAGCTCTTTGAAACGGAATGTTACGATCAAAGGCGGCGTGGTCATGCATAATATGTCGCATGACAGCCGCCGAGCAACGCAGGATATCGATTTTGACTTTATACATTACTCTCTGTCGGATGAATCCATACGATTGTTTCTGGATAAGATAAGCAATGCAGAGTTCAAGTTGGAGCCGACAGGTGAGATAGAAGAACTGCGGCAGCAGGACTATCACGGCAAACGAGTTCATATTGTGATAACGGATGTGGATGGTACCACGATAAAGACAAAAATGGATATTGGGGTGCATAAGAATCTGTCCATAGAGCAGGATGAATACTGTTTTGATATTGCCTATCTCGATGACGGCCCTACTGTATTAATCAACTCCAAGGAGCAGATGTTCACGGAGAAGCTGCGGTCAATCCTTAAATTTGGCCCCACGTCCACCCGCTACAAGGATATCTTCGACATGTACTATTTGGCGCAGTTATCTGGTATGAGCTGGGAGAAGCTGCGGGCATGCATTAAGCTGTTGATTTTTGATGATGAGGGTATGAGAGAAAATACGCCGGAGGAAATGCTGCGGCGTATACAGCGGACACTTAGCAATCGCATCTATCGGCAAAAACTTAGCCGTGCCCGCAAGAATTGGCTGGATGTAGATAGTGATACGGTTTTGGAGCAGCTGCTGACCTTCCTGGAAAACGTGCTCAAAAAGCCATAA
- a CDS encoding flavodoxin family protein: MSRIVVLVGSNRKGGNTDLLAKAFADGAREHHEVELISVTDYKVGPCLGCNSCFQKEGHPCFQQDDMQLIYDKLKEADILVVASPVYFYGLSAQLKAVIDRLHNPIRDTFKIRKLAMLLVGAATLPELFDAILAQYKLVLNFFKLEDGGTVLVRGAKEKGDVRQGNSLQQAFQLGKTIS; encoded by the coding sequence ATGAGCAGGATTGTTGTATTGGTAGGCAGTAATCGAAAAGGTGGCAATACGGATTTGTTGGCAAAGGCGTTTGCTGATGGTGCCCGTGAGCATCATGAGGTGGAGCTGATATCCGTAACAGATTACAAGGTGGGGCCTTGTCTTGGATGTAACAGCTGTTTTCAGAAGGAAGGTCATCCCTGCTTTCAGCAGGATGATATGCAGCTGATATATGACAAGCTAAAAGAGGCCGATATACTGGTCGTTGCCTCACCGGTATATTTTTACGGACTCAGTGCCCAGTTGAAGGCTGTTATCGACCGCCTGCATAATCCTATCCGGGATACATTTAAGATTCGGAAATTAGCTATGCTGCTGGTAGGTGCGGCAACACTGCCTGAACTTTTCGATGCAATACTTGCGCAGTACAAGCTGGTATTGAATTTCTTCAAGTTGGAGGATGGAGGGACAGTGCTGGTGCGCGGTGCTAAGGAAAAAGGGGATGTTCGGCAGGGGAACAGCCTGCAGCAGGCATTTCAGTTGGGAAAGACCATTTCTTGA
- a CDS encoding JAB domain-containing protein, with protein MDKNLYFESNESLLASLLNVPAKNLACNNISDILTAPLSIKGIGMKKAAKIYALKEIVRRILNESPDEKPFIHTANDVANLFIPRLLHETKEHFMIALLNTHMQVLATPTISIGSLTSSIVHPREVFSETLKYPCASIVLVHNHPSGDPTPSGEDYSVTNQLVEAGKIMDIPVLDHVIIGRKRYYSMKERGIIS; from the coding sequence ATGGACAAAAACTTGTACTTTGAATCAAATGAATCTCTGCTTGCTTCGCTGCTGAACGTACCTGCCAAAAATCTTGCCTGCAATAATATCTCGGACATCTTGACAGCGCCATTGTCAATCAAGGGAATCGGTATGAAAAAAGCTGCCAAGATCTATGCCTTAAAAGAGATTGTCCGCCGCATTTTGAATGAATCTCCCGATGAAAAACCATTTATTCACACCGCCAATGATGTTGCAAATCTCTTTATTCCCAGACTGCTCCATGAAACGAAGGAACATTTCATGATTGCCCTGCTGAATACACATATGCAGGTACTGGCCACCCCCACCATATCCATCGGCTCACTAACCTCTTCAATCGTTCATCCCAGAGAAGTATTCTCTGAAACATTAAAATATCCATGTGCCTCCATCGTCCTTGTCCATAATCATCCCAGCGGTGATCCCACGCCAAGCGGCGAAGATTATTCCGTTACCAATCAGCTGGTCGAAGCAGGTAAAATCATGGACATCCCTGTCTTAGATCATGTCATCATCGGGCGCAAGAGATATTACAGTATGAAAGAGCGAGGCATTATTTCCTAA
- a CDS encoding ParA family protein has product MRIISFINKKGGVGKTTIVVNLAYALKERYDARVLVVDNDEQGNVSQFFDGKGKYSLADVLLERVEIEKVVEQTRYEGIDLVRADFSLADANVELREMDKSGKEWQLKNALDCLAGNYDVCLIDNPPQINASMVNSLVASDEVVVVSTTDKFSIYGVQQMLSCIKDAQQLNPHMSYRGTVVNMFAGDGDSLAAIAQLRQETEVLPVMLHKTDGGIRVKTATNRMETIFEYSPRCRFARDMVEFMDYLLGA; this is encoded by the coding sequence ATGCGGATAATTTCTTTTATCAACAAAAAGGGTGGCGTGGGCAAGACCACCATTGTGGTAAATCTTGCCTATGCACTTAAAGAGCGCTATGACGCGAGAGTTCTGGTGGTGGATAATGATGAACAGGGGAATGTTTCCCAGTTTTTCGACGGGAAAGGCAAGTACTCTCTGGCAGATGTGCTTCTTGAGCGTGTAGAGATTGAGAAGGTCGTTGAGCAAACGCGATATGAAGGGATTGACCTCGTAAGGGCAGATTTTAGTCTGGCAGATGCCAATGTGGAACTGCGGGAAATGGATAAGTCAGGCAAGGAGTGGCAACTAAAAAATGCATTGGATTGTCTGGCTGGCAATTATGATGTCTGCCTGATCGATAATCCGCCACAGATTAATGCCTCCATGGTAAATAGTTTGGTGGCTTCGGATGAAGTGGTTGTAGTAAGTACAACGGATAAATTCAGCATATATGGTGTGCAACAGATGTTATCCTGCATAAAGGATGCACAGCAGCTTAATCCGCATATGAGTTACAGAGGGACGGTCGTAAATATGTTTGCGGGAGATGGTGATTCACTGGCTGCTATAGCGCAATTACGGCAGGAAACGGAAGTCCTGCCGGTAATGCTTCACAAAACAGATGGTGGCATTCGGGTAAAAACGGCCACTAACAGAATGGAAACAATATTTGAGTATTCACCAAGATGCCGATTCGCCCGGGATATGGTTGAATTCATGGATTATCTGTTGGGGGCGTGA
- a CDS encoding GNAT family N-acetyltransferase, with amino-acid sequence METALVRIYKELDKWKHRHLLLLADEQESMVEKYLASGTMYVLEDSGVKAECVVTDEGNHVLEIKNIAVMPKSQGYGYGKKLIGFLVKQYAGNYDYIQGGTGDSPLTIPFYEHCGFTRYDVRKNFFLDNYDHVIVEGGKQLVDMVLLHRKI; translated from the coding sequence ATGGAGACAGCATTGGTGCGAATATATAAAGAGCTGGATAAATGGAAGCACAGGCATTTGCTGTTACTGGCAGATGAGCAGGAAAGTATGGTTGAGAAGTATTTGGCTTCTGGTACGATGTATGTGCTGGAGGATTCCGGGGTAAAGGCTGAATGCGTGGTTACCGATGAGGGAAATCATGTGCTGGAAATAAAGAATATCGCCGTTATGCCAAAATCACAGGGCTATGGTTATGGGAAAAAGCTCATTGGCTTTTTGGTAAAACAGTATGCGGGCAATTATGATTATATTCAGGGTGGCACCGGAGATAGTCCCCTTACTATACCCTTTTACGAACATTGTGGCTTTACCCGTTATGATGTACGGAAAAATTTCTTTCTGGATAATTACGACCATGTTATCGTTGAAGGAGGGAAACAGTTGGTTGATATGGTGTTGTTGCACAGGAAGATTTGA
- a CDS encoding ParB/RepB/Spo0J family partition protein has translation MKKQPAGLLEKLLKNREQEGVSIERHMDIDVHDLVPNPQNFYSMRNIDRLKNLIKTTGKVEELTVKSVGKGKYMVVAGHRRRKAVLELVEEGAAISSKVPCSVVSFKPVGNRSAEDMELLWLSSSNMGQREYRTMSEKIQEVELISRLLRKDYDEDYAGGFVTGAFRSYLAQFLCMTDSRLQRLLAMRNVVPDYLEMIDSGELKETAAYELTNLSEEEQHILMDAMEGQEITVKGIKQKKDELFAKGQTTEADVNSEGDGDGQLEKGVADYGAADESVAGAAEETVNNVVPDPLADAGGDVAAHRTADKSRLMTSVDMLMSYCEGRHDTSTNPCPGCDFEDGQGGCRMGTKPCVWHIESAARKTLLAC, from the coding sequence ATGAAGAAACAACCAGCAGGGCTTCTGGAAAAGCTCTTAAAGAACAGGGAGCAGGAAGGCGTATCCATAGAGCGTCATATGGATATAGATGTGCATGATTTGGTTCCGAATCCCCAAAACTTTTATTCTATGCGCAATATAGACCGGCTGAAGAACCTTATCAAGACCACGGGGAAAGTTGAGGAACTAACGGTCAAATCTGTAGGTAAAGGAAAATATATGGTGGTGGCCGGCCATAGGCGGCGTAAAGCTGTGCTGGAACTGGTGGAGGAAGGTGCGGCGATTTCATCAAAAGTACCATGCTCTGTGGTAAGTTTTAAGCCAGTGGGGAATAGAAGTGCCGAAGATATGGAGTTACTGTGGCTGAGCTCCTCCAATATGGGGCAAAGAGAGTATCGTACCATGTCCGAGAAGATACAGGAGGTTGAGCTGATAAGCAGGCTACTGCGCAAGGACTATGATGAGGATTATGCTGGCGGCTTTGTAACAGGGGCATTTCGCAGTTACCTGGCACAATTCCTATGTATGACGGATAGCAGGTTGCAGCGGCTGTTGGCGATGCGAAACGTTGTGCCTGACTATCTGGAAATGATAGATAGCGGGGAACTGAAAGAAACGGCTGCCTATGAACTTACGAATCTTAGTGAAGAAGAGCAGCATATCCTGATGGATGCCATGGAAGGTCAGGAAATAACTGTGAAGGGGATAAAGCAGAAAAAAGATGAACTCTTTGCCAAAGGACAGACCACAGAAGCTGATGTGAATTCGGAGGGAGATGGTGATGGGCAGTTGGAGAAAGGTGTTGCAGATTATGGAGCCGCTGATGAAAGCGTAGCAGGTGCGGCAGAAGAAACCGTTAACAATGTTGTTCCGGATCCTTTGGCTGATGCTGGCGGGGACGTAGCTGCTCATAGAACTGCAGATAAAAGCCGGCTGATGACGAGCGTGGATATGCTGATGAGTTATTGCGAGGGCCGCCATGATACTAGTACTAATCCATGCCCGGGCTGTGACTTCGAAGATGGCCAGGGTGGCTGCCGTATGGGGACAAAACCATGCGTGTGGCATATAGAGAGTGCGGCTAGAAAGACTTTGCTTGCGTGTTAA
- a CDS encoding YczE/YyaS/YitT family protein, translating to MVKSMLGTSPISSLPYVISLASPFTLGQMTFSINMLLVLGQYLLLRRAFDNIQFLQIPVTLIFSWFIDFFMDAWAWIVPTNYVFQLLPLLIGTTLIAFGVAVQGIANVLMLPGEGIVYAVSRHFRIEFGKVKTANDVSLVSLAAVISLIYLDGIEGIREGTLISALITGTIARHFLKHLSRVDENGKLIFHPHLREKNKDMQDCPEQKISLENG from the coding sequence GTGGTTAAGAGTATGCTGGGAACTTCACCTATTTCCAGCCTGCCATATGTCATTAGTCTGGCATCGCCATTTACATTGGGGCAGATGACCTTTTCAATTAACATGTTGCTGGTGCTGGGTCAGTACTTGTTGCTCCGTAGAGCTTTTGATAATATCCAGTTCCTGCAGATCCCGGTAACATTGATATTCTCCTGGTTTATTGATTTTTTCATGGATGCATGGGCGTGGATCGTTCCTACAAATTACGTATTCCAGCTGCTGCCTTTGCTTATTGGCACCACTTTGATAGCCTTTGGCGTAGCTGTCCAGGGAATTGCCAATGTACTGATGCTTCCCGGCGAAGGAATAGTATATGCTGTATCCCGGCATTTCCGCATTGAATTCGGCAAGGTGAAAACAGCCAATGATGTCAGCCTTGTGTCACTAGCCGCTGTGATTTCGTTGATATATCTTGATGGAATTGAAGGCATACGGGAAGGCACACTGATATCGGCCTTGATTACGGGAACTATAGCGAGACATTTCCTTAAACATCTGAGCAGGGTGGATGAGAATGGTAAATTGATATTCCATCCGCACTTACGGGAGAAAAATAAGGATATGCAGGATTGTCCAGAGCAGAAGATAAGCCTGGAAAATGGATGA